A portion of the Lolium rigidum isolate FL_2022 chromosome 1, APGP_CSIRO_Lrig_0.1, whole genome shotgun sequence genome contains these proteins:
- the LOC124650020 gene encoding probable mitochondrial adenine nucleotide transporter BTL3, with translation MQTEARVGGVVVDGGRAAVAAARRPEQQQRHIGTAAHLAAGGLAGVVSKTCTAPLARLTILFQVAGMHSDAAALRKCSIWHEASRIVREEGFGAFWKGNLVTIVHRLPYSAMSFYSYERYKKVRR, from the exons ATGCAGACGGAGGCGCGGGTGGGCGGCGTGGTCGTCGACGGCGGCCGGGCTGCCGTGGCGGCGGCCCGCCGCccggagcagcagcagcgccacATCGGCACGGCGGCGCACCTGGCCGCCGGCGGGCTCGCGGGCGTCGTCAGCAAGACCTGCACCGCGCCCCTCGCCCGCCTCACCATCCTCTTCCAG GTGGCAGGTATGCATTCAGATGCTGCAGCACTAAGGAAGTGTAGTATATGGCACGAGGCTTCACGGATTGTTCGAGAAGAAGGCTTCGGGGCATTTTGGAAAGGCAACCTAGTGACAATTGTACATCGGTTACCTTATTCTGCCATGAGCTTCTACTCATACGAGCGATACAAAAAGGTCAGGCGCTAA